The nucleotide sequence TGGCAATGAAGTATCTCCTAAAAATGTTGGGACATCTCAATTTGTTCCATTTGTTCTTCCTGCATTGCGAAATGTGCAACAGGCGATAACAAAATTCAGAATGCAGAATCAAGTGAAGGCCACAACGACGATAGATACTGGGCTTTTGACAAATACATATCCACCAGCTAAGTCAGTATTTAGCGATGATGTGACCAGTTTCATCAACCCGATTATCGGGTTCTTGAAACAAAATAACCTTCCTTTGCTAGCGAATATTTATCCATACTATGGTTATATTGGCAACCCTGATCAGGTTCCACTCCCTTAtgcactatttacacaaaaaaagCCTGACCCAACGGGCTATCATAATCTTTTCGATGCTATGTTAGATGCAACTTATTATGCAGTTGAGAAAGCTGGTGGAGATAATGTACAAATTGTTGTTGCTGAAAGTGGATGGCCATCTGATGGTGGATTTGGAGCAAGTATGAAAAATGCTGGGACTTATTATAGGAATTTGATTAGTCATGTGAAGTTAGGTGCAGGAACTCCACACAAGCCTGAAAAAGCAATAGAAACTTATTTATTTGCTATGTTTGATGAAAATATTAAGATTGGGGCTGAGACGGAGAAGTATTTTGGAGTTTTCCATCCTGATAAAACTCAGAAGTATAATCTTACCTTCAACTAGTATAGGAGTTCAATACTCTAGCTATTATTAACTTTATATGGCACTATTTCTATTTGAAAAGTTAAATGATTCTTTTTTGAATTCGTGTCGAGCTTGAGCCAAGTCCGAGATGGTTTAttctattttctttatttttcaatttcttaaAGGGATTACATGTCCAAATGTTATTAATAAGAGTTCAAATTTGGATAATATAGACATGAAACAATTGCCTAAATAAAAGAGGGCCAAAAGGTACTTATTTCATTATAGTGAAACTTATTAAGAGGTGTGGAGAAAAGAAATATTGCTTTGTTTTATTAGTTTTGCGTGCTTGCACTTAAGTTTAACTGACCATTGCTTATATTACTTtatgagaattaaaaaaaacCATAAAGAAACGAATCTGAGTTAGTGAAGGTCGCAAAGTGCATATTAAACATAAAGTAAGAAATATAGACACAAATAAGACAAGAAAAAGATATTGTATTTATTTGTCTTTAACCATCGGATCAAAAGTTTGACCAACGATTCAGATGTATTTGACTCATCTTGTGGTGGTGATTCGTTCCATCCTGAATAGGAACGTGTTTTGGTGATAATTATACATCGCTCGATCAAAACTCCTCAAAAATAACGGATGAGATATTATTGACCAACTTACGATCAAAACTACAAAGGATCAAAGGGCCCTCTCTCTCTCATGATGAACAACTTACCTTGGTTAATTCTCTCTTCtgattaatctttttttttttttaatttggggTTACTGATTTCTTGGAGTTTCTTGAATTAATGTAGAACTGCCCACATTTTCTCAAATTTAGATAAGATTTACCAATTTCAGTCTCTGTTTGAATTATAGGTGTTAATCGGGCTGGGCTGACCCATTTTCAATCCGCTTTAATCCAGGTCAGCTCGGTTCAGCCCGTTACTGTTGCTTATTGTGCGGGCTGGGACGGGTTGGTCGGGGGGCGGGTTTTGGACGAACAGGTTTTGGATAACGGTGCACCGTACCTGCTAAGCCCGTGACCCGTTAACGGGTTGTTAATGAGCTGCAACCCGTTATCAGCCCGGTTACCgttgagaatttttttttaaaattatttggaCCGTTGCCAATGGTCAAATTGAGAAATGACAATTtctcaattatttattattttaagttttatcaattatttagtttagccattacaaaattattattattacatatcaagtattcaagtgaagtgtggtatcaagTACTATCAAGTACCAACTATCTAGTTTCGgtctatcaattgaagtttgatttttgatatcaaaattaGTGCGGTATCCGGAATCCCggtacactcgttccatctctttctcttatttggtgtacacttattttattatttagaattattaatttaatttacataatgaATTTACTTAGAGCAGCCAAAAAAGCGTGCACTAGTAAAGGTGGTAGTAAGAAAACTTCCAAAAGGTCAAGAGGTGGAGTTGGTTCTTCTAGTAacttt is from Nicotiana tabacum cultivar K326 chromosome 18, ASM71507v2, whole genome shotgun sequence and encodes:
- the LOC107761448 gene encoding glucan endo-1,3-beta-glucosidase, acidic-like; translated protein: MADAQPLGVCYGRNGNNLPSSQDVVNLYKANGITNMRVYDPIPETLNALKGSNISIILDISNDNLQSFSTDPKAAENWVIANIKSYFPQVKFKYISVGNEVSPKNVGTSQFVPFVLPALRNVQQAITKFRMQNQVKATTTIDTGLLTNTYPPAKSVFSDDVTSFINPIIGFLKQNNLPLLANIYPYYGYIGNPDQVPLPYALFTQKKPDPTGYHNLFDAMLDATYYAVEKAGGDNVQIVVAESGWPSDGGFGASMKNAGTYYRNLISHVKLGAGTPHKPEKAIETYLFAMFDENIKIGAETEKYFGVFHPDKTQKYNLTFN